In a genomic window of Deinococcus aquiradiocola:
- the rpiA gene encoding ribose 5-phosphate isomerase A encodes MPDLEALKRQAAVRAAALVTDGMRVGLGTGSTAKYAIEELGRRLADGELKGIVGVATSEASDALARQVGIQVEPLDPRPLDLAIDGADEIDPGLNLIKGLGGALLREKLTEVQARQLVIIADHTKLVTQLGEKAPLPVEIARFGFLSTIERLRALGLGGRLRQPGAQPYLTDNGNYIFDAAIPAGTQPATLERTLKGTLGVIDTGFFLGMATRAFVAAPDGVQELSPQT; translated from the coding sequence ATGCCTGACCTCGAAGCCCTGAAACGTCAGGCGGCCGTCCGTGCCGCCGCGCTCGTTACGGACGGCATGCGCGTCGGCCTGGGCACCGGCAGCACCGCCAAGTACGCCATCGAGGAACTCGGGCGGCGACTCGCGGACGGCGAACTGAAGGGCATCGTGGGCGTCGCCACGTCCGAAGCGTCCGACGCGCTCGCCCGGCAGGTCGGCATTCAGGTCGAGCCGCTCGACCCGCGCCCGCTGGACCTCGCCATCGACGGCGCGGACGAGATCGACCCGGGCCTCAACCTCATCAAGGGCCTCGGCGGCGCCCTGCTGCGCGAGAAGCTCACCGAGGTGCAGGCCCGGCAGCTCGTGATCATCGCCGACCACACCAAACTCGTCACGCAGCTCGGCGAGAAGGCCCCGCTGCCCGTCGAGATCGCCCGCTTCGGCTTCCTGAGCACCATCGAACGCCTCCGCGCCCTGGGCCTCGGCGGCCGCCTCCGGCAGCCCGGCGCGCAACCCTACCTGACCGACAACGGCAACTACATCTTCGACGCCGCCATTCCCGCCGGGACCCAGCCCGCCACGCTCGAACGCACCCTCAAGGGCACGCTCGGCGTGATCGACACGGGCTTCTTCCTGGGCATGGCCACGCGCGCCTTCGTGGCCGCCCCGGACGGCGTGCAGGAGCTCAGCCCGCAGACCTGA
- a CDS encoding PIG-L deacetylase family protein, giving the protein MNVMAVFAHPDDEIGCIGTLARHAARGDKVMLVWTTLGELASQFGDRSHEDVTRTRREHGAWVAEQIGASYRFFDMGDSRMTGSRDEALQLARLYAEFQPNAVITWSDDHPHPDHRVSAKIAYDAVTLARIPKILNEGLAEPLQAWRDPVRIYQYHADASPYPEVFVDITDSIDVAERVMAYYQRFYGWAFTPEAYRQARAQAGTMSGVKYAERFNLKAAHPRAVTHLG; this is encoded by the coding sequence ATGAACGTCATGGCAGTCTTCGCTCACCCGGACGACGAAATCGGTTGCATCGGCACCCTCGCGCGGCACGCCGCCAGGGGCGACAAGGTCATGCTGGTCTGGACGACGCTCGGTGAGCTCGCCAGTCAGTTCGGGGACCGTTCGCACGAGGACGTGACCCGCACGCGCCGCGAACACGGCGCGTGGGTCGCCGAGCAGATCGGCGCGTCGTACCGTTTCTTCGACATGGGCGACAGCCGCATGACCGGCAGCCGCGACGAGGCGCTGCAGCTGGCGCGACTGTACGCGGAATTCCAGCCGAACGCCGTCATCACCTGGAGTGACGACCACCCGCACCCGGACCACCGCGTCAGCGCGAAGATCGCGTACGACGCCGTCACGCTGGCACGCATCCCCAAGATCCTCAACGAGGGCCTCGCCGAGCCGCTGCAGGCGTGGCGGGACCCGGTCCGCATCTACCAGTACCACGCGGACGCGAGCCCGTACCCGGAGGTGTTCGTGGACATCACGGACAGCATCGACGTGGCCGAGCGCGTCATGGCGTACTACCAGCGGTTCTACGGGTGGGCGTTCACGCCCGAGGCGTACCGGCAGGCGCGGGCCCAGGCGGGCACCATGAGCGGCGTGAAGTACGCCGAGCGCTTCAACCTGAAGGCCGCGCACCCCAGGGCCGTCACGCACCTCGGCTGA
- a CDS encoding Maf family protein produces MQPASLILASGSPRRRELLTHLGVPFRVLVSDIEERSAHSDPALVARDLAEQKARATAALPGGDAPLVLAADTLVALDGALLGKPVDAAQNAAFLRTLSGRTHTVFSGVALLHAGELSSGVTATHVTFRALTESEVAYYAASGEGLDKAGGYGIQGLGTALVERIEGEYSNVVGFPLTLVAALLRSVGVPVWGRA; encoded by the coding sequence GTGCAGCCCGCGTCCCTGATCCTGGCGTCGGGCAGTCCTCGCCGCCGTGAGCTGCTGACGCACCTGGGCGTGCCGTTCCGGGTGCTGGTGTCGGACATCGAGGAGCGCAGCGCGCACTCTGACCCGGCGCTGGTCGCGCGGGACCTCGCGGAGCAGAAGGCGCGGGCCACGGCGGCCCTGCCGGGCGGGGACGCGCCGCTCGTGCTGGCCGCCGACACGCTCGTCGCGCTGGACGGCGCGCTGCTCGGCAAGCCGGTGGACGCGGCGCAGAACGCGGCGTTCCTGCGGACGCTGTCCGGGCGGACGCACACGGTGTTCAGCGGCGTGGCCCTGCTCCACGCGGGCGAACTGTCGAGCGGCGTGACGGCCACGCACGTCACGTTCCGGGCCCTGACGGAGTCGGAGGTCGCGTACTACGCGGCGAGCGGCGAGGGGCTCGACAAGGCGGGCGGGTACGGCATCCAGGGCCTGGGGACAGCGCTCGTGGAACGCATCGAGGGCGAGTACAGCAACGTGGTCGGCTTCCCGCTCACGCTGGTGGCGGCCCTGCTGAGGTCGGTGGGCGTGCCCGTGTGGGGCCGCGCCTGA
- a CDS encoding quinate 5-dehydrogenase — translation MSNPNSTWQPAPAGYKHVVSVSLGSSKRNAREEIEVLGQPFILERIGTDGDSSRMKELFAQLDGRVDAFGLGGADLYVVSGGKRYTFGNVRKLVEGVRKTPVLDGSGLKNTLEREAVMQLDPVLHWKTQRVLMVSAVDRFGMAEALSDVHADVVYGDVIFGLGIDYPLRSLQALRRVAGLVLPVVTKLPQDWFYPTGDKQESSVVSKGTKYYAWADVLAGDTHYVKRYAPQDLHGKTVLTQTITEPDREWMSAHGVKRLVTTTPRIGSRNFATNVMEAMFVALAGKREALSEQEYLDLIRRVDFRPQINDL, via the coding sequence ATGAGCAACCCCAACTCCACGTGGCAGCCCGCCCCTGCCGGTTACAAGCACGTCGTCAGCGTCAGCCTCGGGAGCAGCAAACGCAACGCCCGCGAGGAGATCGAAGTGCTCGGGCAGCCGTTCATCCTGGAACGCATCGGCACGGACGGCGACAGCAGCCGCATGAAGGAACTCTTCGCGCAGCTCGACGGACGCGTGGACGCCTTCGGCCTGGGCGGCGCGGACCTGTACGTCGTGTCCGGCGGGAAACGCTACACCTTCGGGAACGTCCGCAAGCTCGTGGAGGGCGTCCGCAAGACCCCCGTCCTCGACGGGAGCGGCCTGAAGAACACCCTGGAACGCGAGGCCGTCATGCAGCTCGACCCTGTGCTGCACTGGAAGACGCAGCGCGTCCTGATGGTGAGCGCCGTCGACCGCTTCGGTATGGCCGAGGCCCTCAGCGACGTGCACGCGGACGTGGTGTACGGCGACGTGATCTTCGGGCTGGGCATCGACTACCCGCTGCGCAGCCTTCAGGCCCTGCGGCGCGTGGCGGGCCTCGTGCTGCCCGTCGTCACGAAACTCCCGCAGGACTGGTTCTACCCGACCGGCGACAAGCAGGAATCGAGCGTCGTCAGCAAAGGCACGAAGTACTACGCGTGGGCAGACGTACTCGCCGGAGACACGCACTACGTCAAACGGTACGCGCCGCAGGACCTGCACGGCAAGACCGTCCTCACGCAGACGATCACCGAACCCGACCGCGAGTGGATGTCCGCGCACGGCGTGAAACGCCTCGTCACGACCACGCCCCGCATCGGGAGCCGCAACTTCGCCACCAACGTCATGGAAGCGATGTTCGTCGCGCTCGCCGGGAAACGCGAAGCGCTCAGCGAACAGGAGTACCTCGACCTGATCCGCAGGGTGGACTTCAGACCGCAGATCAACGACCTCTGA
- a CDS encoding peroxiredoxin: MTQDASQEAPRLAPGDAFPDFALQDGDGHTHTLADSAGKYLVLYVYPKDDTPGCTTEACDFRDNLALRQHGAVILGLSRDDADSHRRFAEKHSLPFPLLSDPDATFMRAIGSYGTKVLYGKTSEGVKRSTFLIGPDGRVVKAWYAVKVDGHADAVVKAIDAHRTAHA, from the coding sequence ATGACCCAAGATGCCAGCCAGGAGGCCCCGCGCCTCGCTCCCGGTGACGCCTTCCCCGACTTCGCCCTGCAGGACGGAGACGGCCACACGCACACCCTTGCGGACAGTGCCGGGAAGTACCTCGTGCTGTACGTGTACCCCAAGGACGACACGCCCGGCTGCACCACCGAAGCCTGCGACTTCCGCGACAACCTCGCCCTGCGCCAGCACGGGGCCGTCATCCTCGGCCTGAGCCGCGACGACGCGGACAGCCACCGCAGGTTCGCCGAGAAGCACAGCCTGCCGTTCCCGCTGCTGTCCGACCCGGACGCGACCTTCATGCGCGCCATCGGCTCGTACGGCACGAAGGTCCTGTACGGCAAGACGAGCGAAGGCGTCAAACGCAGCACCTTCCTGATCGGCCCGGACGGACGCGTCGTGAAGGCCTGGTACGCCGTGAAGGTCGACGGGCACGCGGACGCCGTCGTGAAGGCCATCGACGCGCACCGGACCGCCCATGCCTGA
- the mreC gene encoding rod shape-determining protein MreC produces the protein MSLQGPKRFQKQSAGLVWRRAALMYLPLMALSMVATRFQVVAPLALTSGVQPVTRAFLVGAQNVTHAYTTLVDDRDLSARYSTLRQQNDVLRQRNELLQREVSRLRQVTQITATQAPSVVGIAQVTAVDPSPLLSRLTINKGSAQGLRLRMPVTVPAGLIGQVVEVTSGNAVVLALVDPESRVGVTLARNKGGRGLAFGAPPDRMKAQFSLGVDVKVGDEIVTSSLGGVFPVGIKVGTVERVLPLGPNDVNRQVIVKPAVDVNVVEDVTVLGGL, from the coding sequence GTGAGCCTGCAGGGACCCAAACGCTTCCAGAAGCAGAGCGCGGGCCTGGTGTGGCGCCGCGCGGCACTGATGTACCTGCCGCTCATGGCGCTCAGCATGGTCGCCACGCGCTTTCAGGTGGTGGCGCCGCTGGCCCTGACGAGCGGCGTGCAGCCGGTCACGCGGGCCTTCCTGGTGGGCGCGCAGAACGTGACGCACGCGTACACGACGCTGGTGGACGACCGTGACCTGAGCGCCCGGTACTCCACGCTGCGCCAGCAGAACGACGTGCTGCGGCAACGCAACGAGCTGCTGCAGCGCGAGGTGTCGCGGCTGCGGCAGGTGACGCAGATCACGGCCACGCAGGCGCCGAGCGTGGTAGGAATCGCACAGGTGACGGCGGTGGACCCCTCGCCGCTCCTGAGTCGCCTCACCATCAACAAGGGCAGCGCGCAGGGCCTGCGCCTTCGGATGCCGGTCACGGTCCCGGCCGGCCTGATCGGGCAGGTGGTGGAGGTCACGTCCGGCAACGCGGTCGTGCTGGCGCTCGTGGACCCGGAGAGCCGGGTGGGCGTGACGCTCGCCCGCAACAAGGGCGGGCGCGGCCTCGCGTTCGGCGCGCCGCCGGACCGCATGAAGGCGCAGTTCTCGCTGGGCGTGGACGTGAAGGTCGGGGACGAGATCGTGACGAGCAGTCTGGGCGGCGTGTTCCCGGTCGGCATCAAGGTGGGGACGGTGGAGCGCGTGCTGCCGCTCGGTCCGAACGACGTGAACCGTCAGGTGATCGTGAAGCCCGCCGTGGACGTGAACGTCGTCGAGGACGTCACCGTGCTGGGGGGCCTGTGA
- a CDS encoding Glu/Leu/Phe/Val family dehydrogenase encodes MTTEHRPPASDQPAPRQHAIPSYLDASHLGPWGIYLEQVDRVTPYLGKLAYWVETLKRPKRILIVDVPIHLDDGTVAHFEGYRVQHNTSRGPAKGGIRFHQDVTLSEVMALSAWMTVKNAAVNLPYGGGKGGIRIDPRNYSQGELERLTRRYTTEIGLIIGPEKDIPAPDVNTNPQIMAWMMDTYSMNTGKTSTGVVTGKPVALGGSLGRADATGRGVFVTGAQAMQKLGIPLEGARIAVQGFGNVGNAAARIFHDHGAKIVAIQDVSGTVHSSAGIDPHRALEHLRATGSILDLPGTEPVERDAFWDVDCDVLIPAALENQLTETNAARIRARVIIEGANGPTTPAADDILHDKGVTVVPDVLANAGGVTVSYFEWVQDFSSFFWTEDEINARLDRIMREAFDSLWDVSQRHGVTLRTAAFIVACTRVLEARALRGLYP; translated from the coding sequence ATGACCACCGAACACCGCCCGCCCGCCAGTGACCAGCCCGCCCCCCGCCAGCACGCCATCCCCAGCTACCTCGACGCGTCGCACCTCGGCCCGTGGGGCATCTACCTCGAACAGGTGGACCGCGTCACCCCGTACCTCGGCAAGCTCGCGTACTGGGTCGAGACGCTCAAGCGGCCCAAACGCATCCTGATCGTGGACGTGCCCATCCACCTCGACGACGGCACCGTCGCGCACTTCGAGGGCTACCGCGTGCAGCACAACACCTCGCGCGGCCCCGCCAAGGGAGGCATCCGCTTCCACCAGGACGTGACGCTCAGCGAGGTCATGGCGCTCTCCGCCTGGATGACCGTCAAGAACGCCGCCGTGAACCTCCCGTACGGCGGCGGCAAGGGCGGCATCCGCATCGACCCGCGCAACTACAGCCAGGGCGAACTCGAACGCCTCACGCGCCGCTACACCACCGAGATCGGCCTCATCATCGGGCCGGAAAAGGACATCCCCGCCCCCGACGTGAACACCAACCCGCAGATCATGGCGTGGATGATGGACACGTACAGCATGAACACCGGCAAGACCAGCACCGGCGTCGTGACCGGCAAACCCGTCGCGCTCGGCGGCTCGCTCGGCCGCGCCGACGCCACCGGACGCGGCGTGTTCGTGACGGGCGCGCAGGCCATGCAGAAACTCGGCATTCCGCTCGAAGGCGCCCGCATCGCCGTGCAGGGCTTCGGGAACGTCGGCAACGCCGCCGCCCGCATCTTCCACGACCACGGCGCGAAGATCGTCGCCATTCAGGACGTGAGCGGCACCGTGCACAGCAGCGCCGGCATCGACCCGCACAGGGCCCTGGAGCACCTGCGCGCCACCGGCAGCATCCTCGACCTGCCGGGCACGGAACCCGTCGAGCGTGACGCGTTCTGGGACGTGGACTGCGACGTCCTCATTCCCGCCGCGCTCGAGAACCAGCTGACCGAAACGAACGCCGCCCGCATCCGCGCGCGCGTCATCATCGAGGGCGCGAACGGCCCCACCACGCCCGCCGCCGACGACATCCTGCACGACAAGGGCGTCACCGTCGTCCCGGACGTGCTCGCCAACGCGGGCGGCGTGACCGTCAGCTACTTCGAATGGGTGCAGGACTTCAGCAGCTTCTTCTGGACCGAGGACGAGATCAACGCCCGCCTCGACCGCATCATGCGCGAAGCCTTCGACTCCCTGTGGGACGTGTCGCAGCGGCACGGCGTCACGCTCCGCACGGCGGCCTTCATCGTCGCGTGCACGCGCGTCCTCGAAGCGCGCGCCCTGCGCGGCCTGTACCCCTGA
- a CDS encoding penicillin-binding transpeptidase domain-containing protein yields MNRIRWLAVTMSVALSVFGARLFDLQVTRHAQFAVQSDNNYQKDQVIRALRGEIRTQDGLLLATNRLAVDLIYTGGDVNSWDKIRYLAGVQPDAMVGDQPRPPDPDKEKEVVLARNIRAENLPALYEFTAVQPNLELRERVERIYPQGKLAAHLLGYTREADQSEVDEGYTLGDLVGASGLEASLQKTLEGRNGILRSEVTAAGRPQSDKVVDPGRKGQDITLTIDSTIQRAAEQALQSALPDINKGRAKYGNPPESIVRGAVIALDPRTGKVLAMASSPTFDPNWFSRTPSPDKKAKAAALLSSSEDAVMQNRVVQSWDAGSVFKPTSTLAYIEKWGDKTFTCLPYIRFGGPRYNWHRTGSMGPMDGALAIANSCNTWYYQTAIDAGPVTYANMLAKRARELGFGSPSGLELIGEKSGNIPSPKWVEDTFDTPYQPGQALSFSIGQDALLVTPAQIARALAMFAMKGQLRELTVLNTVNGKPVPLRPATTIQSDPKNFDIIYNGMSMTTAQAGANSGTARHILGANYFPVRTGGKTGTGETALSHRKNYGYTNAWYEGFGPLSSPNFEVVTFFQNGGEGSGPALNAAAKVFAARWCLKLDERNHALPGQTPCTGELGQMHATYAKQAQQAQANTGSAGTGR; encoded by the coding sequence TTGAACCGGATCCGCTGGCTGGCCGTGACGATGAGCGTCGCGCTGAGCGTGTTCGGCGCGCGCCTCTTCGACCTGCAGGTGACGCGCCACGCGCAGTTCGCCGTGCAGAGCGACAACAACTACCAGAAGGACCAGGTGATCCGGGCGCTGCGCGGCGAGATCCGCACCCAGGACGGCCTGCTGCTCGCCACGAACCGCCTCGCGGTGGACCTGATCTACACCGGCGGCGACGTGAACAGCTGGGACAAGATCCGCTACCTGGCAGGCGTGCAGCCGGACGCAATGGTGGGCGACCAGCCCAGACCCCCGGACCCCGACAAGGAAAAGGAGGTGGTGCTGGCCCGCAACATCCGCGCCGAGAACCTCCCCGCCCTGTACGAGTTCACGGCCGTGCAGCCGAACCTCGAACTGCGGGAACGCGTGGAGCGCATCTACCCGCAGGGCAAGCTGGCCGCGCACCTGCTCGGGTACACGCGCGAGGCCGACCAGAGCGAGGTGGACGAGGGGTACACGCTCGGTGACCTCGTCGGCGCGAGCGGCCTGGAAGCGAGCCTCCAGAAGACGCTGGAGGGCAGGAACGGCATCCTGCGCAGCGAAGTCACGGCCGCCGGACGCCCGCAGAGCGACAAGGTCGTCGATCCGGGCCGCAAGGGGCAGGACATCACGCTCACCATCGACAGCACCATCCAGCGCGCGGCGGAACAGGCGCTGCAAAGCGCGCTGCCGGACATCAACAAGGGCCGCGCGAAGTACGGCAACCCGCCCGAAAGCATCGTCCGGGGCGCCGTCATCGCGCTCGACCCGCGCACCGGGAAGGTCCTCGCCATGGCGAGCAGCCCGACCTTCGACCCGAACTGGTTCTCGCGCACGCCCAGCCCCGACAAGAAAGCCAAGGCAGCAGCGCTCCTCAGCAGTTCCGAGGACGCCGTCATGCAGAACCGCGTCGTGCAGTCCTGGGACGCGGGCAGCGTCTTCAAGCCGACCAGCACCCTCGCGTACATCGAGAAGTGGGGCGACAAGACCTTCACGTGCCTGCCGTACATCCGCTTCGGCGGCCCGAGGTACAACTGGCACCGCACCGGCAGCATGGGCCCCATGGACGGCGCGCTCGCCATCGCGAACTCCTGCAACACCTGGTACTACCAGACGGCCATCGACGCCGGCCCCGTCACGTACGCGAACATGCTCGCCAAACGCGCGCGCGAACTGGGCTTCGGCAGCCCCAGCGGCCTGGAACTCATCGGCGAGAAGAGCGGCAACATCCCCTCCCCGAAATGGGTGGAGGACACCTTCGACACGCCGTACCAGCCGGGGCAGGCGCTGAGCTTCTCGATCGGGCAGGACGCGCTCCTCGTGACGCCCGCCCAGATCGCGCGCGCCCTCGCGATGTTCGCCATGAAGGGCCAGCTGCGCGAACTGACGGTCCTGAACACCGTGAACGGCAAGCCCGTCCCGCTGCGGCCCGCCACCACCATCCAGAGCGACCCGAAGAACTTCGACATCATCTACAACGGCATGAGCATGACGACCGCGCAGGCCGGCGCGAACAGCGGCACGGCGCGGCACATCCTGGGCGCGAACTACTTCCCCGTCCGGACGGGCGGCAAGACCGGGACCGGCGAGACGGCCCTCAGCCACCGCAAGAACTACGGGTACACGAACGCGTGGTACGAGGGGTTCGGGCCGCTCTCCAGCCCGAACTTCGAGGTCGTGACGTTCTTCCAGAACGGCGGCGAAGGCTCCGGCCCGGCCCTCAACGCCGCCGCGAAGGTCTTCGCGGCCCGCTGGTGCCTGAAGCTCGACGAGCGCAACCACGCGCTGCCCGGCCAGACGCCCTGCACCGGCGAACTCGGCCAGATGCACGCCACCTACGCCAAACAGGCCCAGCAGGCGCAGGCGAATACCGGCAGCGCAGGCACCGGCCGGTGA
- the deoC gene encoding deoxyribose-phosphate aldolase, producing MNLAPYIDHTLLKATATPADIVKLCTEARQHQFKAVCVNPQHVALCRSELEGSGVLVATVCGFPLGAVTSEQKAVEARLSVEAGADEVDMVIAIGSALAGDWAYVQADVAAVRAAIPGTVLKVIIETCYLSDDQKARATEAAVLGGADFVKTSTGFGTGGATLDDVALMRRVIAGRAEIKAAGGVRSPADAEAMIAAGATRLGTSGGVGLVSGSANGSGY from the coding sequence GTGAATCTCGCGCCGTACATTGACCACACGCTCCTGAAAGCCACCGCGACACCCGCGGACATCGTGAAGCTCTGCACCGAAGCCCGCCAGCACCAGTTCAAGGCGGTGTGCGTGAACCCGCAGCACGTGGCGCTGTGCCGCTCCGAGCTGGAGGGAAGTGGCGTGCTGGTCGCCACGGTGTGCGGCTTCCCGCTGGGCGCCGTGACGAGCGAGCAGAAGGCCGTGGAGGCCCGCCTGAGCGTCGAGGCGGGCGCGGACGAGGTGGACATGGTGATCGCGATCGGGTCGGCGCTCGCCGGGGACTGGGCGTACGTGCAGGCGGACGTGGCGGCCGTGCGTGCGGCCATTCCGGGCACGGTCCTGAAGGTGATCATCGAGACGTGCTACCTGTCGGACGACCAGAAGGCGCGGGCGACGGAGGCGGCGGTGCTGGGCGGCGCGGACTTCGTGAAGACGAGCACCGGCTTCGGGACGGGTGGCGCGACGCTGGACGACGTGGCCCTGATGCGCCGCGTGATCGCGGGCCGCGCCGAGATCAAGGCGGCGGGCGGCGTGCGTTCCCCGGCGGACGCGGAGGCGATGATCGCGGCGGGCGCGACGCGGCTCGGCACGTCGGGCGGGGTGGGTCTGGTGTCGGGCAGCGCGAACGGCTCCGGCTACTGA
- a CDS encoding GNAT family N-acetyltransferase, producing MTAHAAPQRVTADTPGVPDLLALAMYPDPDRVRAGLQGYALHPDRQVWAWMVDGTAVSAAGLSVSGTRAELLHLGTRPDARGQGTARSLLLAVMRELHLTVLTAETDDGAAGFYRRCGFEVTPTPSRWGARYRCALTLPEDGST from the coding sequence GTGACGGCGCACGCGGCCCCGCAGCGCGTCACGGCCGACACGCCCGGCGTGCCCGACCTCCTGGCCCTGGCGATGTACCCCGACCCGGACCGCGTGCGGGCGGGCCTGCAGGGGTACGCGCTGCACCCGGACCGGCAGGTGTGGGCCTGGATGGTGGACGGCACAGCCGTCAGCGCGGCCGGGCTGAGCGTCTCGGGCACGCGTGCCGAACTGCTTCACCTGGGCACGCGCCCGGACGCGCGCGGGCAGGGCACGGCGCGCTCCCTGCTGCTCGCCGTGATGCGCGAACTGCACCTGACGGTCCTGACTGCCGAGACGGACGACGGCGCCGCCGGGTTCTACCGCCGCTGCGGCTTCGAGGTGACGCCCACGCCGTCCAGGTGGGGGGCACGGTACCGCTGCGCCCTGACCTTGCCGGAGGACGGCTCCACCTGA
- the rnhA gene encoding ribonuclease HI encodes MTRSSRPRPKTDAARDLLPIQACIQPAVPIAGENVELFADGACDTAAGHGGWACILKYRGSELVLSGHEGGTTNNRMELTGLLEGLRTLKRPCQVRVVTDSQYLRKAFTDRWILNWQRNGWRTASKDPVKNQDLWEELIEQAHRHALTFVWVKGHAGHDENERVDRLAVEERLKLRRR; translated from the coding sequence ATGACGCGCAGCTCCCGCCCCCGACCCAAGACCGACGCCGCCCGCGACCTCCTGCCCATCCAGGCGTGCATCCAGCCTGCCGTGCCCATCGCGGGCGAGAACGTGGAACTGTTCGCGGACGGTGCGTGCGACACGGCCGCCGGGCACGGCGGGTGGGCCTGCATCCTGAAGTACCGGGGCAGCGAACTGGTCCTGTCCGGCCACGAGGGCGGCACCACCAACAACCGCATGGAACTCACGGGCCTGCTTGAAGGCCTCAGGACCCTGAAGCGCCCGTGTCAGGTGCGCGTCGTGACGGACAGCCAGTACCTCCGCAAGGCCTTCACGGACCGCTGGATCCTGAACTGGCAGCGGAACGGGTGGCGGACCGCCAGCAAGGACCCCGTCAAGAACCAGGACCTGTGGGAGGAACTGATCGAGCAGGCGCACCGGCACGCCCTGACCTTCGTGTGGGTCAAGGGTCACGCGGGCCACGACGAGAACGAACGCGTCGACAGGCTCGCGGTCGAGGAACGCCTCAAGCTCCGCAGACGCTGA
- a CDS encoding Rod shape-determining protein MreD → MSRAARVLRAIVYFVLLIGLQGAVTSLLTRVGVTPPDLFLLTGVAYALRLRALPAVLAGYGVGLLQDVLGHGLLGLHAAGVGAGVLVLVGLRRFITDSGVFQSILTVVGAILGQWAAFLILTYWLRGGLVTVDSLVHVLPWELGLTLLVYPVWNRVMAWGLGARPSAEEEMAA, encoded by the coding sequence GTGAGCCGCGCCGCGCGCGTCCTGCGCGCCATCGTTTACTTCGTGCTCCTGATCGGCCTGCAGGGGGCCGTCACGAGCCTGCTCACGCGGGTCGGCGTGACGCCGCCCGACCTGTTCCTGCTGACGGGCGTCGCGTACGCGCTGCGGCTGCGGGCGCTGCCCGCCGTGCTGGCCGGGTACGGGGTGGGGCTGCTGCAGGACGTGCTCGGTCACGGTCTGCTGGGCCTGCACGCGGCGGGCGTCGGGGCGGGCGTGCTGGTGCTGGTGGGCCTGCGGCGCTTCATCACGGATTCGGGCGTGTTTCAGAGCATCCTCACCGTGGTGGGCGCCATCCTGGGGCAGTGGGCGGCCTTCCTGATCCTCACGTACTGGCTGCGCGGGGGGCTGGTGACCGTCGACTCGCTCGTGCACGTCCTGCCGTGGGAGCTGGGCCTCACGCTGCTCGTGTACCCCGTGTGGAACCGCGTGATGGCGTGGGGTCTCGGGGCACGCCCGAGCGCCGAGGAAGAGATGGCCGCCTGA